The following proteins are co-located in the Cupriavidus pauculus genome:
- a CDS encoding Lrp/AsnC family transcriptional regulator, translating to MSKVELDKIDRKILEVLQTNGRLTNLEVAERVNLSPSPCLRRIRRLEEIGVIRQYAALLEPNKIGLGLLAYINVRLEKQGGTPKGKAPLDLFRAAIQNWPEVAACHAMTGEMDLLLKVYVEDMEHFARFMQEQLLAHPSVIDVRSSFALESIKDTTALPVAGAA from the coding sequence GTGAGCAAGGTGGAGCTGGACAAAATCGACCGGAAAATACTGGAGGTCCTGCAGACCAATGGGAGGCTGACGAATCTGGAAGTGGCCGAGCGCGTGAACCTGTCGCCCAGCCCCTGCCTGCGCCGTATCCGCCGGCTGGAGGAAATCGGCGTGATTCGCCAGTACGCCGCGCTGCTGGAGCCGAACAAGATCGGCCTCGGGCTGCTCGCCTATATCAACGTCCGGCTGGAAAAGCAGGGCGGCACGCCCAAGGGCAAGGCGCCGCTGGACCTGTTCCGCGCCGCGATCCAGAACTGGCCCGAAGTGGCCGCCTGCCACGCCATGACCGGCGAGATGGACCTGCTGCTGAAGGTCTATGTGGAAGACATGGAGCACTTTGCGCGATTCATGCAGGAGCAGCTGCTGGCGCATCCGTCGGTGATCGACGTGCGGTCGAGCTTCGCGCTGGAGTCGATCAAGGACACCACGGCCCTGCCGGTGGCCGGCGCCGCCTGA
- the paaD gene encoding 1,2-phenylacetyl-CoA epoxidase subunit PaaD — protein sequence MQRPASPPALPMTPPAISPFAPVFDAAPASAAPGTADDRLARAWAALEAVPDPEIPVVSIRDLGILRDVALADDGTTIEAVITPTYSGCPAMSQIEEDVGRALQAAGLGPWRVRTVLAPAWTTDWITEAGRASLRAYGIAPPGQCAPGPSRPGAAQPLRFVPRAAQPVAIACPHCGSRHTQEVSRFASTACKALYRCLDCREPFDYFKPY from the coding sequence ATGCAGCGCCCTGCCTCGCCGCCAGCCTTGCCGATGACGCCGCCCGCCATCTCGCCGTTCGCGCCCGTGTTCGATGCCGCCCCGGCCAGCGCAGCGCCGGGTACGGCCGACGACCGTCTGGCGCGGGCCTGGGCGGCGCTGGAGGCCGTGCCGGACCCGGAAATCCCCGTGGTGTCGATCCGCGACCTCGGCATCCTGCGCGACGTGGCGCTGGCCGACGACGGCACGACCATCGAGGCCGTGATCACGCCCACCTATTCGGGCTGCCCGGCGATGTCCCAGATCGAGGAAGACGTCGGCCGCGCGCTGCAAGCCGCCGGCCTGGGGCCGTGGCGCGTGCGCACCGTGCTGGCCCCGGCCTGGACCACCGACTGGATCACCGAAGCCGGCCGCGCCAGCCTGCGCGCCTACGGCATCGCGCCGCCCGGGCAGTGCGCGCCGGGCCCGTCGCGACCGGGGGCCGCGCAGCCGCTGCGCTTCGTCCCGCGCGCCGCGCAGCCGGTGGCCATCGCCTGCCCTCACTGCGGCAGCCGGCACACGCAGGAAGTGTCCCGCTTCGCGTCCACGGCCTGCAAGGCGCTGTACCGCTGCCTGGACTGCCGCGAGCCGTTCGACTACTTCAAACCCTACTGA
- a CDS encoding NAD(P)H-dependent oxidoreductase, which produces MNEPPIVVIYAHPAPRRSRVNHPLAEALAELPHVEVRELYRRYVDYDIDVVAEQRLLSTAETVVLLFPVRWYSVPALLKLWLDDVLEMGWAYGPGGTALRGKSMLAVVSTGGHADAYGPDGTHGHPIGDFLLPLEQTALLCGMTWMPPIVLHDADRADTDAVALHIEHVARHLAAPPLPPGVQDFPETEATGEGA; this is translated from the coding sequence ATGAACGAGCCACCCATTGTTGTGATCTATGCGCATCCCGCGCCCCGCCGCTCCCGCGTCAACCACCCGCTGGCCGAGGCGCTGGCGGAACTCCCCCATGTCGAGGTGCGCGAGCTGTACCGGCGCTATGTCGACTACGACATCGACGTCGTGGCCGAGCAGCGCCTGCTGTCGACGGCCGAGACGGTCGTGCTGCTGTTTCCGGTGCGCTGGTACAGCGTGCCGGCGCTGCTGAAGCTCTGGCTCGACGACGTGCTGGAGATGGGCTGGGCCTACGGCCCCGGTGGCACCGCGCTGCGTGGCAAGTCGATGCTGGCCGTGGTCAGCACGGGCGGCCATGCCGATGCCTACGGCCCGGACGGCACCCACGGCCATCCGATTGGCGATTTCCTGCTGCCGCTGGAACAGACCGCGCTGCTGTGCGGCATGACGTGGATGCCGCCCATCGTGCTGCATGACGCCGACCGTGCCGATACCGACGCCGTCGCGCTCCATATCGAACACGTCGCGCGCCATCTGGCCGCGCCGCCGCTGCCGCCCGGCGTGCAGGACTTTCCGGAAACGGAAGCCACCGGGGAGGGCGCCTGA
- a CDS encoding EF-hand domain-containing protein — MQRTQKTHILKSFVVASAMVVAAGAAFAQTSPAPAPAAPGATQGDTAPHHRMGGPGEHGHHGGGKMWMKSVDTDGDGAISKAEADALFNKIDTNRDGKLDKSEMAAYRKTQWEQRRSKMKAEFDAKFKAADKNNDGALTRDEFKTAFPRMANRFDKLDANRDGKVTMAEIQSDMQKMHKDRMDRMERRGPGGASAPAVPSTSGN; from the coding sequence ATGCAACGCACCCAAAAGACGCACATCCTCAAGAGCTTTGTCGTGGCCTCGGCCATGGTCGTCGCGGCCGGCGCCGCCTTCGCCCAGACCAGCCCGGCCCCCGCACCGGCCGCGCCCGGCGCCACGCAGGGCGATACCGCCCCGCACCACCGCATGGGCGGTCCCGGCGAGCACGGCCACCATGGCGGCGGCAAGATGTGGATGAAGTCGGTGGACACCGACGGCGATGGCGCCATCTCGAAGGCCGAAGCCGACGCTCTGTTCAACAAGATCGACACCAACCGCGACGGCAAGCTGGACAAGTCGGAAATGGCGGCCTACCGCAAGACGCAGTGGGAACAGCGCCGGTCCAAGATGAAGGCCGAGTTCGACGCCAAGTTCAAGGCGGCCGACAAGAACAACGACGGCGCGCTGACCCGCGACGAGTTCAAGACGGCCTTCCCGCGCATGGCCAACCGGTTCGACAAGCTTGACGCCAACCGCGACGGCAAGGTGACGATGGCCGAGATCCAGTCCGACATGCAGAAGATGCACAAGGACCGGATGGACCGCATGGAACGTCGCGGCCCGGGCGGTGCCTCGGCGCCGGCGGTCCCGTCGACCAGCGGCAACTAA
- the paaB gene encoding 1,2-phenylacetyl-CoA epoxidase subunit PaaB, producing the protein MTQQKEWPLWEVFVRSKQGLEHKHCGSLHAADAQQALHMARDVYTRRQEGVSIWVVPSSAITASAPAEKAELFDPAADKIYRHPTFYQLPDEVNHM; encoded by the coding sequence ATGACACAACAGAAGGAATGGCCGCTGTGGGAAGTCTTTGTCCGCAGCAAGCAGGGCCTGGAACACAAGCATTGCGGCAGCCTGCACGCCGCCGACGCGCAGCAGGCGCTGCACATGGCGCGCGACGTCTACACGCGCCGGCAGGAAGGCGTGTCGATCTGGGTGGTGCCGTCGTCGGCCATCACGGCCAGTGCGCCGGCCGAGAAAGCCGAGCTTTTCGACCCGGCCGCCGACAAGATCTACCGCCACCCCACGTTCTACCAGTTGCCCGACGAAGTGAACCACATGTAA
- a CDS encoding TetR/AcrR family transcriptional regulator, which translates to MARTKAPDFEAQREQILDLAATAFAATSYPSTSMADLAAACGTSKARLYHYYESKEAILFDLLDRYTGQLMQIVTDVERDGERHGRSHRETFAELLRAFLAEYETSQTRHIALINDVKFLAEAQRNQILQRERDVVAAFARLLQRAYPERVTADNQTALTMTVFGMINWTFTWLKPGGRLSYAGFAEMVVGLLENGLAPGAAPLAAAGRPAR; encoded by the coding sequence ATGGCAAGAACCAAGGCGCCCGATTTCGAGGCGCAACGCGAGCAGATCCTGGACCTGGCGGCGACAGCCTTTGCGGCCACGAGCTATCCGAGCACGTCGATGGCCGACCTGGCCGCCGCCTGCGGCACCTCGAAGGCGCGGCTCTACCACTACTACGAGAGCAAGGAAGCAATCCTGTTCGACCTGCTGGACCGCTACACGGGCCAGCTGATGCAGATCGTCACGGATGTGGAGCGCGACGGCGAGCGCCACGGCCGCAGCCACCGCGAGACCTTTGCCGAACTGCTGCGGGCCTTCCTGGCCGAGTATGAGACGTCGCAAACCCGCCATATCGCGCTGATCAACGACGTGAAGTTCCTGGCCGAAGCCCAGCGCAACCAGATCCTGCAGCGCGAGCGCGACGTCGTCGCCGCCTTTGCGCGGCTGCTGCAGCGGGCCTACCCCGAGCGGGTGACCGCCGACAACCAGACCGCCCTGACCATGACCGTCTTCGGCATGATCAACTGGACCTTCACGTGGCTCAAGCCCGGCGGCCGGCTATCGTACGCGGGCTTTGCCGAAATGGTGGTCGGCCTGCTCGAAAACGGCCTGGCACCCGGCGCGGCCCCGCTGGCCGCGGCCGGCCGCCCGGCCCGCTAG
- the paaE gene encoding 1,2-phenylacetyl-CoA epoxidase subunit PaaE has translation MTPQFHPLRVAQVRPETSDTVSIAFDVPPDLRDAYRFTQGQFLTLRAPVDGTDVRRSYSICCGVQDYDERGELRVAVKLVDDGVFSTWLHDTVAAGQTLDVMTPDGRFHVPLDAGAARHYVAFAAGSGITPVLSLIRTTLAVEPESRFTLIYGNRSVDTIIFSEALEDLKNQYLSRFTLYHVLSRQPQEVDLLHGRLDGPRVTAFLETLLPVDDIDAAFVCGPASMIDEVEAALKAAGLDPHKIHAERFGVPLAPRRPAPAASAAHASHAGTAELVVVLDGKQHSMRLPLEDANVLDTALAAGLDLPYACKGGVCCTCRAKVLEGQVEMEKNYTLEPWEMEKGFVLTCQARALTPRVVVSYDER, from the coding sequence ATGACTCCCCAGTTCCATCCGCTGCGCGTGGCGCAGGTCCGCCCGGAGACGTCGGACACGGTTTCGATCGCCTTCGACGTGCCGCCCGACCTGCGCGATGCCTACCGCTTCACCCAGGGCCAGTTCCTGACGCTCCGGGCGCCGGTCGACGGCACGGACGTGCGCCGCTCCTATTCGATCTGCTGCGGCGTGCAGGACTACGACGAGCGCGGCGAGCTGCGCGTGGCCGTCAAGCTGGTGGACGACGGCGTCTTCTCCACGTGGCTGCACGACACCGTGGCGGCGGGCCAGACCCTCGACGTGATGACGCCGGACGGCCGCTTCCACGTGCCGCTCGATGCCGGGGCGGCGCGCCACTACGTGGCCTTCGCGGCGGGCAGCGGCATCACGCCGGTGCTGTCGCTGATCCGCACCACGCTGGCCGTGGAGCCCGAGAGCCGTTTCACCTTGATCTACGGCAACCGCAGCGTCGACACGATCATCTTCTCCGAAGCGCTGGAGGACCTGAAGAACCAGTACCTGTCGCGCTTCACGCTGTACCACGTGCTGTCGCGCCAGCCGCAGGAGGTAGACCTGCTGCACGGCCGGCTGGACGGCCCGCGCGTGACCGCCTTCCTGGAAACGCTGCTGCCCGTCGATGACATCGACGCCGCGTTCGTCTGCGGCCCCGCGTCGATGATCGACGAGGTGGAGGCGGCGCTCAAGGCCGCCGGGCTTGACCCGCACAAGATCCACGCCGAGCGCTTTGGCGTGCCGCTGGCGCCCCGGCGCCCTGCCCCGGCCGCATCGGCCGCCCATGCCAGCCACGCCGGCACGGCCGAACTGGTGGTCGTGCTCGACGGCAAGCAGCACAGCATGCGCCTGCCGCTGGAAGACGCAAATGTACTGGACACCGCGCTGGCCGCCGGGCTGGACCTGCCCTATGCGTGCAAGGGCGGCGTCTGCTGTACCTGCCGGGCCAAGGTGCTGGAGGGCCAGGTCGAGATGGAGAAAAACTACACGCTGGAGCCGTGGGAGATGGAAAAGGGCTTCGTGCTGACGTGCCAGGCCCGCGCGCTGACCCCGCGCGTGGTGGTCAGCTACGACGAACGGTGA
- the kefC gene encoding glutathione-regulated potassium-efflux system protein KefC, with product MNQHDFLIALLVFLVAAVVAVPVARRFQLGAVLGYLIAGAAIGPFALRLVTNVESILHFSEFGVVLMMFVIGLELEPRKLKALKRSIFGYGSVQMAACALAIGAVAAAFGAPWQVAIVAGLGLALSSTAIAFATLAERNLMNTGAGAASFGILLFQDIAAIPMIALLPLLAADAGGAATAHGPENWQTAAKAVAVIGAVVVGGRYLVRPALRIIARTGMREMFTAFALLLVVGIALMMDAVGLSMALGTFVAGVLLADSEYRHALEADIEPFKGLLLGLFFMAVGMSIDFAILAQSPGKVVGFVVAFVLVKTAVLTMLARRFGVSRGQWLLFGLLISQGGEFAFVVFAEARTVGLLPKDTEALLVLIVALSMVATPLLLLMFDKLLAPRLNAMSQQPDDEITNHHNPVIIAGFGRFGQIIGRLLYAQGVGVTVLDHDPDQIEFLRQYGFKIFYGDATRMDLLEAAGAGEARILIVAIEDLDDNLALIDKVRHRWPELRIYTRARHVSHVYQLMDRGIDASSYEREMFEGSVALGRKVLEGLGFDPVEARGVALRFRRHNIQAIERFYPYYKDQKKLVSMAKQARDELEEMFRQDREQRRKQEEAEWS from the coding sequence ATGAACCAGCATGACTTTCTGATCGCGCTGCTGGTGTTCCTGGTGGCCGCCGTGGTGGCCGTGCCGGTGGCACGCCGCTTCCAGCTTGGTGCCGTGCTGGGCTACCTGATTGCCGGCGCGGCCATCGGGCCGTTCGCGCTGCGGCTGGTGACCAATGTCGAGTCGATCCTCCATTTCTCGGAGTTCGGCGTCGTGCTGATGATGTTCGTGATCGGCCTGGAACTGGAGCCGCGCAAGCTCAAGGCGCTCAAGCGCAGCATCTTCGGGTATGGGTCGGTGCAAATGGCCGCCTGCGCGCTGGCCATCGGGGCGGTGGCGGCGGCCTTCGGCGCGCCGTGGCAGGTGGCGATCGTGGCGGGCCTGGGCCTGGCGCTGTCGTCCACGGCCATCGCGTTCGCCACGCTGGCCGAACGCAACCTGATGAACACGGGCGCCGGGGCGGCCAGCTTCGGCATCCTGCTGTTCCAGGACATTGCCGCCATTCCGATGATCGCGCTGCTGCCGCTGCTGGCGGCCGACGCGGGCGGCGCGGCCACCGCGCACGGCCCGGAGAACTGGCAGACGGCCGCCAAGGCCGTGGCCGTGATCGGCGCCGTGGTGGTGGGCGGGCGCTACCTGGTGCGGCCGGCGCTGCGGATCATCGCCCGGACCGGCATGCGCGAGATGTTCACCGCGTTCGCGCTGCTGCTGGTGGTAGGCATCGCGCTGATGATGGACGCGGTGGGGCTGTCGATGGCGCTCGGCACGTTCGTGGCCGGCGTGCTGCTGGCCGATTCGGAATACCGCCACGCGCTGGAGGCCGACATCGAGCCTTTCAAGGGGCTGCTGCTCGGGCTGTTCTTCATGGCCGTGGGCATGTCGATCGACTTCGCCATCCTGGCGCAGTCGCCGGGCAAGGTGGTGGGCTTCGTGGTGGCGTTCGTGCTGGTCAAGACGGCGGTGCTGACGATGCTGGCGCGGCGCTTTGGCGTGTCGCGCGGGCAGTGGTTGCTGTTCGGGCTGCTGATCTCGCAGGGCGGCGAGTTCGCGTTCGTGGTGTTTGCCGAGGCCCGCACGGTCGGCCTGCTGCCCAAGGACACCGAGGCGCTGCTGGTGCTGATCGTGGCGTTGTCGATGGTGGCCACGCCGCTGCTGCTGCTGATGTTCGACAAGCTGCTGGCACCGCGCCTGAACGCGATGTCGCAGCAGCCCGACGACGAGATCACCAATCATCACAATCCGGTGATCATCGCCGGCTTCGGCCGCTTCGGCCAGATCATCGGCCGGTTGCTGTACGCGCAGGGCGTGGGCGTGACGGTGCTGGACCACGATCCCGACCAGATCGAGTTCCTGCGCCAGTACGGCTTCAAGATCTTCTATGGCGATGCCACGCGGATGGACCTGCTGGAGGCCGCCGGCGCCGGCGAGGCGCGCATCCTGATCGTGGCAATTGAGGACCTGGACGACAACCTGGCCCTGATCGACAAGGTGCGCCACCGCTGGCCGGAACTGCGGATCTACACGCGGGCGCGGCACGTCTCGCACGTCTACCAGCTCATGGACCGCGGCATCGACGCCAGCAGCTACGAGCGCGAGATGTTCGAGGGTTCGGTGGCGCTGGGCCGCAAGGTGCTGGAAGGGCTGGGTTTCGACCCCGTGGAGGCGCGCGGCGTGGCGCTGCGCTTCCGGCGCCACAACATCCAGGCCATCGAGCGCTTCTACCCGTACTACAAGGACCAGAAGAAGCTGGTGTCGATGGCCAAGCAGGCGCGCGACGAGCTGGAGGAAATGTTCCGCCAGGACCGCGAGCAGCGCCGCAAGCAGGAAGAGGCCGAGTGGTCCTAG
- a CDS encoding type II secretion system protein N, protein MPTLTRPAFRLDLTALWLPRAASLLLFVALCALVTHWVLGFGAMRTIPVPESARVAQTEAVETGATATLFGGSAQPGVRDVQVIGVVATVSGAGPAAAIVSLDGGPPKAVRVGATLSPQIQLVEIHGRTVVIERNGVRQEIALPLQNAAAGGPGSLPAPPPAGAAAPLSTPMPAPVLAAPPAQEPHAGGSGENQIPRD, encoded by the coding sequence GTGCCCACTCTCACCCGGCCTGCCTTCCGTCTTGACCTGACCGCCCTCTGGCTGCCGCGCGCAGCCAGTCTGTTGTTGTTTGTTGCACTGTGCGCGCTGGTGACGCATTGGGTGCTGGGCTTCGGCGCGATGCGGACGATTCCCGTACCCGAATCGGCGCGCGTGGCGCAGACCGAAGCCGTGGAGACCGGCGCCACAGCTACGCTGTTCGGCGGCAGCGCCCAGCCGGGCGTGCGCGACGTGCAGGTGATTGGCGTGGTGGCGACCGTCAGCGGCGCCGGCCCGGCCGCGGCGATCGTGTCGCTCGATGGCGGCCCGCCGAAGGCCGTGCGCGTCGGCGCCACGCTGTCGCCGCAGATCCAACTGGTGGAAATCCACGGCCGCACGGTCGTGATCGAACGCAATGGCGTGCGTCAGGAAATCGCGCTGCCGCTGCAGAACGCGGCGGCGGGCGGGCCTGGCAGTCTGCCGGCCCCGCCGCCGGCCGGCGCGGCCGCGCCGCTGTCGACGCCCATGCCGGCGCCGGTGCTGGCTGCGCCGCCAGCGCAGGAGCCTCACGCGGGCGGATCGGGCGAGAACCAGATTCCGCGCGACTGA
- the paaC gene encoding 1,2-phenylacetyl-CoA epoxidase subunit PaaC, which translates to MTQTLVNDGAAALARLPLAQTAPLQYVLRLADNALVLGQRNAEWCGHGPVLEEDIALANISLDLIGQARLLYSHAGVLEGRLTGRARHEDDYAYWRRESDFRNWTLQELPHHGPLAGTARADRDYAVTITRNFLYSALMAELWPALEASRDADLAAIAAKSAKEVRYHLHHAADWMVRLGDGTAASHDRMQRALDHLLPYMNECFAVDAVEQEAAAQGVGLLTADLREAWDATVTAVLDDATLRRPAASDFVSTGKHGVHSEHMSYLLAELQGLARAHPGAQW; encoded by the coding sequence ATGACGCAAACCCTGGTCAACGACGGCGCCGCCGCCCTGGCGCGCCTGCCCCTGGCGCAGACCGCGCCGCTGCAGTACGTGCTGCGCCTGGCCGACAACGCGCTGGTCCTGGGCCAGCGCAACGCCGAATGGTGCGGCCACGGCCCGGTGCTGGAAGAAGACATCGCGCTGGCCAACATCAGCCTGGACCTGATCGGCCAGGCCCGCCTGCTCTACAGCCACGCCGGCGTGCTGGAAGGCCGCCTGACCGGCCGCGCGCGCCACGAGGACGACTACGCCTACTGGCGCCGCGAGTCCGACTTCCGCAACTGGACGCTGCAGGAACTGCCACACCACGGCCCACTGGCCGGCACCGCGCGCGCCGACCGCGACTACGCGGTCACCATCACGCGCAACTTCCTCTACAGCGCGCTGATGGCCGAGCTCTGGCCGGCGCTGGAAGCCAGCCGCGACGCCGACCTGGCGGCCATCGCGGCCAAGTCGGCCAAGGAGGTGCGCTACCACCTGCACCATGCGGCCGACTGGATGGTGCGGCTGGGCGATGGCACGGCGGCTTCGCACGACCGCATGCAGCGTGCGCTGGACCACCTGCTGCCGTACATGAACGAGTGCTTCGCCGTCGATGCCGTGGAGCAGGAAGCCGCCGCGCAGGGCGTGGGCTTGCTGACGGCCGACCTGCGCGAGGCGTGGGACGCCACGGTGACCGCCGTGCTCGACGACGCCACGCTGCGCCGTCCGGCCGCGTCGGACTTTGTTTCCACCGGCAAGCACGGCGTGCATTCCGAACACATGAGCTACCTGCTGGCCGAACTGCAGGGGCTGGCGCGGGCCCATCCGGGCGCGCAGTGGTAA
- a CDS encoding GNAT family N-acetyltransferase, translating into MNPLELSKAVGAVTDEDLRRAAEASQASQRPTTLVRELAAHHRSRLQKHFLALGEEDRLLRFGQSVGNHVIEAYVESIDFDHDSVFGVYDEHLELVGVGHFANLRDNAQGRVAEFGVSVSKSARGRGIGSALFQRAAMHGRNTHVRTLYMHCLSRNAAMMHIAKKAGMKVQYAYGEADAYLELPPADTVSRLTEAIDEQVADLDYLVRRNLRDARRFGLRFWRSLVPQKGTA; encoded by the coding sequence GTGAACCCGCTCGAACTGAGCAAGGCCGTCGGCGCTGTCACCGACGAAGATCTTCGCCGCGCAGCCGAGGCGAGCCAGGCCAGCCAGCGCCCCACCACCCTGGTGCGGGAACTCGCGGCCCATCATCGCTCGCGCCTGCAGAAGCATTTTCTCGCCCTGGGCGAGGAAGATCGCCTGCTCCGTTTTGGCCAGTCCGTTGGCAACCACGTGATCGAAGCCTACGTCGAGAGCATCGACTTCGACCATGACTCAGTGTTCGGCGTCTATGACGAACACCTGGAACTGGTGGGCGTGGGCCACTTTGCCAACCTGCGCGACAACGCGCAGGGCCGCGTGGCGGAGTTTGGCGTGTCGGTCTCGAAGAGCGCCCGCGGGCGCGGCATCGGCAGCGCCCTGTTCCAGCGCGCCGCCATGCACGGCCGCAACACCCATGTCCGCACGCTCTACATGCACTGCCTGTCGCGCAACGCGGCGATGATGCACATCGCCAAGAAGGCCGGCATGAAGGTCCAGTACGCCTACGGCGAGGCCGATGCCTACCTGGAACTGCCGCCCGCCGACACCGTGAGCCGCCTGACCGAAGCCATCGACGAGCAGGTGGCCGACCTAGACTACCTGGTCCGCCGCAACCTGCGCGATGCCCGCCGCTTCGGCCTGCGCTTCTGGCGCTCGCTGGTGCCGCAGAAGGGCACCGCCTGA
- a CDS encoding DUF1835 domain-containing protein: MQYIHVVNGDVAGNTLRQALAQAARPDPVVVLRDDLAVGPIADVDSTGLIRSGFWQRVAPHTDIDFAAEMRQALDQLQQLRRDNMEVAIWHGQSASDQLMLRRVVFHLYQAPQRINEVAMDLRELETPAHGSLTAIGMYPAARLARRFSTIAPVSVLRLGRLGYEWQQNVKENADVRLWKGNTLVPAAYHNVDDVIQDRAPAEWTPAAQVVGSVMGAIEGLLASDWFVFWRCRELVSTGQLQLRGNPESLDSCELRRHHAASSAD; the protein is encoded by the coding sequence ATGCAATACATTCATGTCGTCAACGGCGATGTCGCGGGCAATACGCTGCGCCAGGCACTGGCCCAGGCCGCCCGCCCCGACCCGGTGGTCGTCCTGCGCGACGACCTGGCCGTGGGCCCGATCGCCGACGTCGACAGTACCGGCCTGATCCGCTCCGGCTTCTGGCAGCGGGTGGCCCCGCACACCGACATCGACTTCGCCGCCGAGATGCGCCAGGCGCTGGACCAGCTCCAGCAGCTTCGGCGCGACAACATGGAGGTGGCGATCTGGCACGGCCAGAGCGCGTCCGACCAGTTGATGCTGCGCCGGGTGGTCTTCCACCTCTACCAGGCGCCGCAACGCATCAACGAGGTGGCCATGGACCTGCGCGAACTGGAAACCCCGGCCCACGGCAGCTTGACGGCCATCGGCATGTACCCGGCGGCCCGCCTGGCGCGGCGGTTCTCGACCATCGCGCCGGTATCGGTGCTGCGCCTGGGCCGGCTGGGCTACGAGTGGCAGCAGAACGTCAAGGAAAACGCCGACGTGCGGCTCTGGAAGGGCAATACGCTGGTGCCGGCCGCCTATCACAACGTCGACGACGTGATCCAGGACCGCGCCCCGGCCGAGTGGACGCCCGCCGCGCAGGTCGTCGGCAGCGTCATGGGCGCCATCGAGGGCCTGCTGGCCAGCGACTGGTTCGTGTTCTGGCGCTGCCGCGAACTGGTCAGCACCGGCCAACTGCAGTTGCGCGGCAACCCCGAAAGCCTGGATTCCTGCGAACTCCGCCGCCACCACGCCGCCAGCAGCGCCGATTGA